Sequence from the Helianthus annuus cultivar XRQ/B chromosome 13, HanXRQr2.0-SUNRISE, whole genome shotgun sequence genome:
TTGAACGAGGAGTTGAGAGTACTCAGTCTAAACGGAGAGTGTTCGGGGAGTACTGGGACATGCtgaattataaagaaattagttttcaaaaattaaatatatgtcaaataacataaatttactaataattataacaaaataaacaaaatacgtgaaaatgatatttattatttaatatgataaacatagaaattatgttttgttttttaaaGCCAAACTCGGActgagttgacctactagatccgattttggtCGAGGTTGACCGTGTTTGATCGATTCCATGTAGTTAGATGGAGTTGAAGAAAGTCATCTCGGTAGTCTACCTTGGAGCGATTACTCGAAGAGTACTCAgacttggaaaccttgttttacaaccatgcttaaaataataaaatcatgGCGTCTATATTTGCACCGAGAAAGCTCCTTGATGGGTCAAGGCACCAACGCCACAAATCTGGGATCAAGTTTGGCAAAGTTAGAACGGACACTCATGTTTTCCAGGGAGcgagatcaataaatgatctacCCCTGGTCTAAGATTGACACCCACTCGACCACACCGACCTAACTAGGCCCCATTTCCAGACACCCAACGGTTAAAAACCATATGGTTCTTGTTAGATTCCAACACATGTAACCATGGGAATCGGTCCCACAATGTTCATCCTGACACAAATCAAGCATTCTTCCAAAAGCAAGTTTATAGTTCTCTTCCAAGTGCCAAAACACAATCATTTCAACCACTAAACCCGGCCCACCAAAAATTGTAAAATATCTATGCTTATTCAACAATATTATAGTGATGTCTACATATGACAAGTGATATATGTCCCTCACTTGAAACATCTTTCATTCAACACATCTATACTTATGAATCCATGCTAAGGACTTCCGGTCTCATCATATACTTGAACAACCCTCATCCATATGGATCTCATCATATGTACAGCCATCATTAAAATATTAGCAATCTCATAAGATGATTAGATGAACAACCATCACTAATATGCTAATATATTAAGTGATATGAGAACATCTTCCAACAACAAAATTAAGGATTTGCCGTACTTTACAATCAACTTTTATCATAAATGAACTTTTAGAAATCAAACTCGACGTGTCCTCATTTGGAATGGTATACTCGCCTTGAAATCTTGTAAATAGTTTTCGCCAAGTGACGTAGCATCGCCATTTTTGACAAATAAATTTTCGTGGGCTTATGGGGGCTTGGGCACCCCATCATAAAGGGTTAGATCCGCCTCTAGAGCTCTCAACACTTGCATTTGAGCCCTTAGAAAGTAGTACATCATTTTTGACAAATTGAGAATATcacattctttttttttaattttaatgagaaCGTTTGCTTCTACTCTATTACAACAATAATTCTAAATATTCACCCTTGCCCAGGATTGAATCTGGGACCTCTTCTCTAAGAGGCATATGTCTCTACCAAGTGGGTTGGCCTCACATTGGGAGGATATAACATTCTTAATAATAAAATGAACAGACAATTACATAACTCAATGTAGTGTGTCACTTCTCATTCATCTTCTACATAATATAATTCTAAAGAAATACTATTGAAAAGTCCAACCTCGGCAAAGAGAACTAAAAATCAAATCATTTGGGTCAACCCCCCTCTCCTATTTTGGCTTCCTCTTCCATTTCTCACCCTCTTTTACAATCACTCAGTTCCTCATTTTTTTTTAAGTGGAGTCAAGTCATGAGTTGTCTTGACTTGTAAACGAGCTTAGTTCGAGCTGAGTTGGCTTGTATGTTGTCGAGATCAAGCCTATGTTGAGCCAAGATATGATCACGAGCATCCTAAATGTACGGTTATTGTATAAAATTATCCTTGACCCGATTACACAAACCTGGTGCAATATCCATTTACCACCAAAAAATTGAATATATTAGATTATTAATAAATTATGCTAGGTTTGAAGCTTTCAAGTTAggattttcatttttcttttctgGCGATATAAGCTATGGATCAGTGgattcttttttaatttttaatagttAAAAATAATCCTAAGAGATTTAGTAAACAATCGTATTATAGTTCAAATTTGTCATCTATTAAATATATAGTtgataataaataataacaaccAATTAAAATGTAAAGAATCATGTTATATAATTAACCATTTGATTATTGATATCCCCATTATTAATCCTGAGTATTATATTTAAGATAATACTCTTAATTATTCTTGAGAATTAtgtttaataaaacccatttaaTTATTTGGTAAGATGGTTGTAAAGTCCTCTCCACCCATGTGCTCTAGCGTCTATGTGTGGGGTTGTCAAGGGTGATGTGTGTTGATACTTTGGGTTCATTAAAAAAATTATGTTCTTTAATAAACAGTAGATTTGAATGTGATTTTAATAATAGAACGGTTGATTTAATGTCACTAACTATATATTATATAGCGGTTTGGTTTTGATAAGTAAATATAAACAAAAATAATAGAAATCCCTAATAGATAATGAATGTGTTAATAAGATGTTAAAATAAAGTGTTAACCactgtaaataaaaaaatgaattttattaatggtattttttttatttttttaattaaataatgttaaatctaattaaaaataatatgtGAATAATGTACATCAATGAGACAAAATCCGTGGACAGGAATCGACCAATAAAATAATTGTTGGGAGTTTACGTACAGATTGGAATGGGGATTTGGTACTCTCACTGACACCAATCTTCTCACGCTCAAATCTTTCATTTTGTCTTCACATACATCGATTttgattttctttatttttaatgTTAGTGCGTTTTTAAGATATTTTAAGATTTCATTTTCATAtcattctaatttttttttaataatataacttaatgTGTGACTTAGTCACAATGCTAGCTATTTTTTTAGATATTTAAATGTTTGTTTGTAAGGTTTTTTAATTAATCTATAACGTTTTCATCTAGTTTTTAAGATTTATTGATGTAAAAACTAGAAGAGGGAATTAAAAAAATTAGTGCAAAATGATATTGGAAGAACCGAAGGTGAATAGAGATATTTGATTTGGTTTTAAAAATATGAGAGGCATAAAACTCAAATTGGTTTTCATTATCTATCACATGCTTATGCGACCATTTTTCAAATTCGTATTTATTTGAAAAATATATAGTGTTGCTATATTATCAAATTGTTTTAGTTAAAGATGTACTTTACGCCTCTCAACTCATATCGATATAAGTTGAAAGCTAGGTGTAGAGTGCATGTTTGTTTGAGAGTAATCTAATTTCTAGCACCACCGAACCTTGGGGTTCAAGGGGTTGTGACGAGCAAAAACTCAATTACCCTGGTTCTGTGCTTCTGGAACTTACTTCTAATATATGGGGTTAGTAGGAAATGATCCATCATTAGGAATTGAGTGAACATCAACAATCAAGCGATCGGCAACTAATAAGTCATCAACAGTAATCAACCATTAACAGTAACTAAGTTACATAAAATGTAAGAAAATCATCAACTATACTTAGTTACCATTGACAAAAGCAAATTAGCGTAATTAACCGTCAAATTGAGACACTCTTTCATGAAATATTGTATCGATTCAACTAAATGTTGTGTTGGTTCCCATTCTACATATTAATAATAGAGTCAATTTTCTGGTACTTTTCTCATAACATAAATATCGTACTTGTCTTTTGAATTTTCTAATTGAGATTTCAAGATACtaattgaaaattttcaatcTAAAATTGTTTACATGATTTAAAATTATCATGCACGACAGTGCAACGTGCAAACTATATACACGTGACAAGAGAGGGCATGAACTCCGTTTTGTTGGAGAGAAAGAGAGACTACTCTTTTGTGTTATAGTTTAGTTGCACAATATACATGTGACAAGAGAGGGCATGAACTCTCTTGTTTGTATACGTACACAAATGCTCCGTTGCAATCTTAAAGCAGATTCTTTCATTTCCACATAAGAGACAACATAGAATACTCGATGCTATTCTCAGACTAGATGGTCATCTCGGTAATAAAActattgttttatttgttttatcaTGTTAGACAGACGcgcaaaaaaaaaacacatatatTTTTACGACGTGTCAAACACAAATATCAACCATTCTTGTTTGTTCTCTATTGTTCAATCTCTACTTCAATAAGGATAAAAACCAAATCTATTTCTTCATGATCTCCTCTGAATTTTTTCTACACATTCTGATTTTTTATCCGGTTGATGTATTTTACACTCACCATATTCTATAATTTTCTCTGTGTTCATAAAGAAATAATATGATTAATTTCCTCCTACATTTACCATAAATAAAACCTATATCATAACATAAAGACTGTAAAATTCTGATTATATGTAAATACCTACAAGACCATAGTCACATCAAAATAAACATTTGGTCATATCCAATACAACACATTCCGTATTAATGTTCTTGGATTGGGATACAAAAACTGGTAATTCTAAGACTGTcatacataaacaaacaaacaaacaaatttaGTTAAAAGCAAGCAAGTACATAAATCTATGATCTATCCTTCCCTCATCcaaacaaaatattttaaaagTAAAATTCTCCTGACCAACTAACATTAattaaacaacaacaacaacatatgATATATAGTTCTACTTCAACTACATAAGAGGACTATTTATGAGTCCATGCCAATTTGTTGAACCAATCCCATTCCATCCTCCAATCATTGACCTCCCTGACTCAACCTCATGAACCATGTTTGTTTGATCTCCACCACCTGCACCCATCTGCCATGGAAATCCCCATAATACCCCTCCTCCTGGTCTACTATCTCCAATGTGATTTTCACTTGATCTCATCATGTTGCATGCTTCTTGCTTCACTGTTGTCATTGTCACTGCTGTTGTGGCTGCACCACAAGTGATTTCTTGATCTTGATGATCATGAAACATTGGGTTCATAACATGTTGTTGGTCTTGATCATGATTAGTACCAACATTGTTTAATCCCATTAAACTTCCCATGTCCCCATTTCCAAGATTACCCCCATTGTATAACACATTGTGGAACCCGTTAAGCGCGTTATTGTTCTCGAGAAACCCGCCCCTAACCGCATCAAGAAAACCtagttggtgttggtgttggtcCCCATTGCTACCCAAATGGTGGTCATTGTGGTCAAACCCCATGGGCCCATTTGCTTGGCTTTGGAGCCTAGCAAAAGCAAGTGAGAGATCAGTGCAAGTTGAGTCATATGGTAAGTGTGGTAGACCTGAAAGCAGGTGATTGTTAGAACTAGATGTCATAATATTAAGTGGATGATGATGTTGTGGGATAAGGTGGTGTTCTTGAGGTCTCTTTGATAGTCCAGAGCATGCCGATGAATTCGATGATGTCGCGGATGATGACGAAGAGGGCCTTTTATTCTTCCTACACCCGCCCCCCACCGGAACATTTCTTAGAGTTCCGCCTTTCGTCCAGTACCTTCGACATGATTTGCAAAAGTATCTTGGCTGTGTGAGGCTGTAGTTGTTGTAGTAGCAGAATTTGGTGTTGCTTGAATCACATCTAGGACATTTTAAAGCTTCTTCTGGTGGTCTTGGTTTTTTGTCTTGTTGGGCTTTTGTGCACACCAACATGCTCTCTAGTGTTTGTGAAGATATATCCTACATACATAAATTCAcattcacaaaaataaattaattcTGATCAAAATTTggtaactaagcaaaaactttaCGAAAACCCTAAAAAAATGGTTGCGGTGTGGGTTCAAATTCTACAAAGGACAGGCGTGGAGTGattttaccgttcaaaaaaatttatatatatttaggacaaaatcaaacaaattaaATAATCTTTCCGTAACCTAATTGCGAGTAAAAACTCATAAATTTCAAACACTTTGCTTATTTCTGATTGAAATTCATcctgaaagttttttttttttaaaaagaatgaAGATGAATGAGAGAGGAATTAGTAGTGTACctgttggtgatgatgatggtggaggCTTGAAACATCCATTTCTACTTCCATGAAGTTTCACTGTGTGTTTTCTTGGgtgtttttgtgtgtgtgtgtgagaaagAGTGAAGGGGAGATCAAAGAGTGAAGATTAAAGGAGTTTTTCAAGTTCAAAACTATGAAGAGAGAGAAAGGTAAAGAAGAGTGTGCTACATGCAAGGTAAATATGGTTAAGAGTATCACCTGGGTGTATATATATAGACAAAAGCATATACGTACATAGTATGTGTATGTAATCTTATTTTATaagttgtgtgtgtgtgtgtatgtatgtagtGGAGACAATTATATGTTGTGACTTGATTGATCGACTTCAagtttattttaaatatattaatattattatattattttgttgAAACTAAGTTAAATCATTGTAGTTTTATAATATATTAATTGTTTTACTATTGTTTTGCAATCATGAGAGTAGGTTAGTTTCATTCAAGCATTTTATATTTATAAAGTTATTTTCatataattaaattaaaaaaaaatgatgaaagaAGTTAAATGTTTTTTGTAAATAATGAAGAATATATTAGGATatttagtttatatatatatatatatatatatatatatatatatatggatggatggatggattaAATGTAGACTAATGAGGATAATGAATCACTTGTTAGTTTTTAAATAGTATATGTCAGGACCATATGACATAGGGACCGAAACTATATTGTGGTCCTTCGATTTCTCTACAAATACGCAAACACAGTGATCCATGACGTCCTTTTTGTTTTGTACTAGTTTTATTCTGTTGATAGATAACCATAAGGATAGGTGTCGTGTCTTGTTGGCCAATCATCAATCTAGTTAGGCAAGTACATAGTTTGGAAATGCATTAAAACTTGGAGTTTTGGATGCCTCTAACAATAAGTATACAACCAAAACCATATATGAATAACAAAATTCGGTTCGGTTATTGCCTAAAATCGAAACCATAACCGCTTACATCGGTTATCAAAAAATCATATCCTTTTGGTTCGGTTAATCGGTTATTTGAGGTTAATGGATTTCGGTTCGGTTATAGG
This genomic interval carries:
- the LOC110898461 gene encoding dof zinc finger protein DOF2.1, with translation MEVEMDVSSLHHHHHQQDISSQTLESMLVCTKAQQDKKPRPPEEALKCPRCDSSNTKFCYYNNYSLTQPRYFCKSCRRYWTKGGTLRNVPVGGGCRKNKRPSSSSSATSSNSSACSGLSKRPQEHHLIPQHHHPLNIMTSSSNNHLLSGLPHLPYDSTCTDLSLAFARLQSQANGPMGFDHNDHHLGSNGDQHQHQLGFLDAVRGGFLENNNALNGFHNVLYNGGNLGNGDMGSLMGLNNVGTNHDQDQQHVMNPMFHDHQDQEITCGAATTAVTMTTVKQEACNMMRSSENHIGDSRPGGGVLWGFPWQMGAGGGDQTNMVHEVESGRSMIGGWNGIGSTNWHGLINSPLM